The Streptomyces uncialis genomic interval TGACGGCGGATGTGATCGGGCGGGTGCTGCTGCGGCCGCAGGAACTCATGGTCGGTGTCGTCACCGCCTTCGTCGGGGCCCCGGCGCTGCTGTTCACCCTGCGCCGGATGAAGCACTCCCTGTGAGCGGCCGGGACGGGAACCACGGGGAAGTGACGACACATGCCGTATGACGAGGTGGCGACGGCGTTTTGGGGTGCCCCCGGGGACCCGGAGCGCCGTACGCAGGGGACGAGGGGTGTCCGATGAAGACCCGCAGCGCGCCGGATCTCCCGGTGCCGCCCGCGCCCGTGACACCGCCGCCCCGCGCGGCCGGTCTGCTGAGGCTCGGGCGGACGGTCGCCGTACCCGTGGACACCCGGGCGGTGCTGGTGTCGGTGGCGCTGCTGGTGCTGCTCGCGGTGGCCGCCGTCGCCACCCTCACTCTCGGCCGGCTCGGTATCCCGCTGCGGGATCTGCCGTCGGCGCTGTTCGGTGAGCCGCGGGGGATGGACAAGCTGATACTCGACCGGCTGCGCGGGCCGCGGCTGGTCACCGGTATCGGTGCCGGGGCCGCGTTCGGGGTGGCGGGCGCGCTGTTCCAGTCGGTGACCCGAAATCCGCTGGGCAGTCCGGATGTCATCGGGCTGAGCGGGGGCGCGGGGGCGGGGGCGGCGACGGTCGCACTGCTCGCGCCCGGGTTCCCGGTGTCGGTCGGCGCGCTGGTCGGCGCCGTCGTCGCGATGGCGGTGGTGTATCTGGCGACGGGGACGGGCTTCGGTGATCCGGGGCGTCTGGTGGTCGCCGGGATCGGGGTGTCGGCGCTGACGGCGGCGCTGACGCAGTACGTGGTGTACGCGGTGGAGCGGGACCAGGCGACGGTGCTGTCCTCGTATCTGAACGGCTCGCTCGCCACCCGCGACTGGACCGACGCCTCCACCATCTGGGGACTGCTGCTGGTCGCGGTTCCGCTGACCCTGCTGATCTCGCGGAGTCTGACGATCAGCGAGATGGGCGACGAGCTGACCACGGCACTGGGCACGGACCCGCGCCGCACCCGGACCGCCGCGGTGGTGCTGTCGACGGCGCTGGCGGCGGGCGCGGTGACCGTGGCCGGTCCGATCGCGTTCATCTCGCTCACCGCTCCGCAGATCGCGCGCAGACTGGCCCCCGCGCCGGGTCCCCGGATCGCGCTCTCGGCTCTCACGGGTGCGACCCTGCTGGTGCTGGCGGATCTCGCGGCCCAGCATCTGCCGCTCACCGACGATCTGCCCGTCGGCATCTACACGATGGCTCTCGGCGGCGTCTACCTCGGTTACCTGCTCGTCCGCGAATGGAAAAAGGGCACGCTATGACCACCAAGTCCGCCGTGCGCGAGGGCGCCGGGTCCGCGACCACCGGGCTGTCGGCCCGCGGGGTGACGCTGTCGTACAACGGCGACCCGGTGGTCCGGGACGTCAGTGTCGATCTGCCGACGGGTGGGCTGACCGCGATCATCGGTCCGAACGGCTCGGGCAAGTCGACGCTGCTGAAGGCGTTCGCGCGGGTCCTCAAGCCCGACACGGGGACGATCACGCTGGGCGGCGCGGACGTCCACGCGCTGCGCGGCAAGCAGTTCGCCCGGCAGGTGGCGCTGCTGCCGCAGAACCCCCAGACCCCGCCGGGGATCACGGTCCGCGCCCTGGTGCAGCGCGGCCGTCATCCGCATCACACGCTGCTGCGGCAGTGGACGCCCGACGACGACCACCGGATCGCCGAGGCGCTGGCGCACACCGGGCTGACGGACCACGCGGACATCCCGGCGGCGGCGCTGTCGGGGGGCCAGCGGCAGCGGGCGTGGATCGCGATGACCCTCGCCCAGGACACCCAGCACATCCTGCTGGACGAGCCGACCACCTATCTGGACATCGCCCATCAGTACGACCTGCTGGAGCTCTGCGCCCAACTGCACCGGCAGGGCCGGACGATCACCGCCGTGCTGCACGACCTCAACCAGGCCGCGCACTACGCGACGCAGCTGATCGTGCTGAAGGACGGCCGGATACACGCCGAGGGTCCGCCGGCGGAGATCCTCACCCCCGGGCTGGTGTCCGAGGTCTTCGGCCTGACCTGCGACATCATCGCCCATCCGCATCTCGGGACCCCGCACCTCATCCCGCACCCGCAGCCCCGCGCCGACAGCTGAGGCGGGCGCCGCGGGGCGGGTCCGGGCGGTCGGCGGTCAGTCGGCGGCGGTCATGGCGGCGGAGTCGTCCCGGTCCTTGGGGCCGGGGCCGCCGGAGCCGTCCCCGGCGGCGGTGGGGCCGACCCGCACGGTGATCACGTCGTAGTGGGAGTACGTGTTGAGGTCGTCGCCCCGGTGGAGGGTGAGGCTCAGCCCCGCCCGCTCCCAGGTCTCCTCGTGGGTGTCCATCTCACCGGACGTGCTGTGCAGCGGGGCACCGAGCTCCGCGCGGATCAGACCGCTCAGCCGGGCGTACTCGGCGCGGAAGTGGGCGCGCCGGGCGTCCGGCGCGCGGTGCCAGGCGGGACCGTACTCCCCGTCCAGGTCGTCGGCCTCGTCGAGGTCGGTCCCGCCGTCCTCCTCACCGTCCTCGTCCTCGTCGTAGTCCGTCTCGGGGTCTTCGAGGTCGTCGTCCTGGGCGGCGCGGCCGTGCGGCAGCGGCGGTTCCTCGCCGAAGGCGGGCCAGAACAGCGCGCACGGCAGCTGGACGAAGGACGCGCCCTGCCCGTCGTCGGTGCCGGGTGCCGCGCCGAGTTCGAGGCGCGGGCCGATACCGGCGGAGGGCGGATCCGTGCCGAAGAAGTGCGGGGCCGCGGCCCCGCCGCCCCATTCCACGGCGGGCCGTCCGTCGGGGGCCTCGGCCGCCCAGCCCTGGCGTACCAGGGCGTTCTCGATCGTGGAGCGGTCCCAGGGGCCGTCCGTGAGGGCGGTCAGCAGGCGGATCTCCGCCGCTCCCACCCGCAGTGTCTTCAGTGCCATGGGGGAACAGTACGTCGGTGGGACCGAGGTGGTTCCGGGAAAGCCGGAGACCCGGCGGCGCGGGGTCGGGTCCGCGCCGCCGGGTCCGGTTCAGGGAGGGGTGATCAGCAGGGACCGAGGTCCTGCCAGACGCCCCACTCGCCCGTGGTGCCGGGCGCGTTGCCCTGGGTCCACCACTTGGACTTCCACTGCTTGCCGCCGTGGCTCACGGTGGCGCCGCCCGGGTACTCGGTGGTGGCGTTCCACGGGGCCGCGGTGCAGGTGCCACCCGTACCGCCGTTGCCGCCATTGCCACCGTTACCGCCGTTGCCGCCCGTACCACCGGTGCCGCCGGTCGTGGTGCCCGAGCCGTCGGGCTCGACGACCGTCGTGCCGCGGGTGAGGTCACCGGCCAGACCGTAGGTCTTGGCGCCGATCTTGACGGTCCAGTTGGACGGGGTGGAGACGGGGAGGTAGTACACGAAGTCCAGCTCCATCGAGGCACCCGGGGCGATCGACTGCCAGGCCGGGATCTTCATGGAGACCCGGTGGAAGTCGCCCTTGAGTCCACCGACGTTGTTGCCCGTGTGGTCGCTGCGGATGACCGTGGCGTTGAAGCCGGACTGGTCCTTGGCGTTGTTCGGCGCGGAGGTCCCGTAGTCGAACTGGAACTCCGTACCGCCGGGCAGCGCGCTCTTCGTGTTGTTGGTGATCTTCAGCTTCGGGCTGATGGGGTAGTTCTGGTCCCCCAGCTTGAAGCCGCCGAAGTCCACGTCCACGTTGACGGCCTCGGTGGGCAGCGCGATGTTGGACTTCTTCGCACCGTAACCGGGGGCGGCCTTGAACTTGTTGTACATGAGGTTGGTCAGCGTGCTGCCGGCCTCGTACTGGCCCTTGGCCGCGTTCCAGTCGTAGTCGCCCGCGAGCTCCCAGATCATGGTGCCGCCGAGGCCCTTGTTGACCACGTAGTCGGCCTTCGCGCCGATGGACTGCTCGTCCTCGGTGGAGATGAAGACCTTCTTCTGGGCGTTCCACAGCCACGGCGCCACGAGCGTGTTGTCGTACTTGCGGACGTAGCTGCCCTGGAGCTGGGTGTCGGCCGGGAGACCGAACTTCGTCATGTAGTCGCCGACGACACCCTTTTCGAGGTTCTTGGCGTGCCACATCGGGTTGAACCCGGCGGGGGCTTCCTTGCCGCTGGTGTCCTTGTCGTGCCAGACGTTGTCGACGCCCACCGCGCCGTCACCGCACTTGGTGAGACCGGAACCGGCCGGGCAGGACGTGGCCGCGGCCTTGCCCCACAGTCCGTCGGTGCCGCCCTGGACGTTCTTCCAGCCGCGGGTGTAGTACGGCAGACCGATGTTGATCCGGCCGGGGGGCATCGAACCGCGGAAGTACTGGTACGACCAGTCGGTGTTGAGGTACCCGATACCGCCGTACTGGGCGGTGCCGTAGATGTTGGCGCCCGCGAGCTCGGAGTCCTTGCCGTCGTCGTACAGCGCGGCCTGCGGACCGACGTGCTCGTTCCATGTGCCGTGCAGGTCGTACGACATGATGTTGAGGTAGTCCAGGTACTTCTGCACCTGGAACGTCTCCATGCCGCGCAGCAGATAGCCGGACGACGGGGCGGCGACGGTCAGCATGTAGTGCTTGCCGTCCGCGGCGCTCGCGCGGTCGAGCTTCTCACGCAGCGTCTTCATCAGCGCGGCGTAGCCCTTGACGAGACCGCCACGCCGGGCGTTGGCGATGGTCCAGTCGTCGGGGTTGCCCGCGTCCTTCATCGACGTGGGGTACTCGTAGTCGATGTCGACACCGCTGAAGCCGTACTTCTTCAGGAACGCGACCGTGGAGTCCGCGAAGGTGTCGATACCGGCCTGGTTGACCGAGCCGTCGGCGTTGGTGGCCACCGAGTAGAAGCCACGGCTGTCGGCCCAGCCTCCGACGGAGATCAGGGTCTTCACATCGGGATGCTGCTTCTTGAACTTGTTCAGCAGGTTGAAGTGACCCTTGTAAGGCAGCGACGGGTCCATCTCCGCACCGGCGACACCCGGCCAGGTCATCCCGGTGTTGGGGTTGTCCGCGGTGTCGGCGCCGATCGAGATCTTGTTGGCCGAGTCGATCCCGGCGAAGGCGTAGTTGATGTGGGTGATCTTGTCCCACGGGATGTTGTTGGCGAGGAAGGCGGGCCTGCCGTCCTTGCCGGTACGCCAGTTGGTGAAGTATCCGATGATGCGGCGCTGGTGGTCGGCGCCCATCTTCTCGCGGCCCTCGGTGTCGTAGACCGAGCAGTAAGGGACGTCGACACCGGGCGTGGAGTAGAGACCGTCGGGGCGACAGTTCTCCTGCGGCGCGGCCTGGGAGACGCCGGAAGTGAGGGTTCCGGCGAGCATCGCGCCGATCGCGACCGCACCGGCGGCGAAGAGCGCCGGCTTGGCCTTTCTGGAAGACAGCACGTTCAGATCCTCCTGGTGGGGGTCCGTGCTCCGCCGGGGAGCGCGGGGATGTGCAACACGCGTGTGGGGTTGACGCGTTGGCCCTGGGCTGGGGTGCCGAGGGCCGGAACAACGGAGGGAGTACGCCACTTGACGCTGGGGTAGCGCGGTGGCTGACGCTGGGTGGCGTAGTGGCCAGACCTTAAGAGGACTAGACCAACACGGTCAATAGGTCTGGACCTTTCCGCAAGTTTTGCTCAGGGCGGCTACCCGGCGGGAGGTGTCGGCGCCGGGCCCCGCAGGTCACGCGAGGGGCCGTGCCCCACCGCCCCGGGCAAGGGCGGCGTGACGTCCTCGGGCACCGGGACGAACCATCCGGAGGCTGAGAGAACTCTCATCGGCCACCCGCCGACGGGTGGGTCCACGCCACCCGGCACCGGACGGGCGACTCCGTTGTCGCGGGCCCCACTTCGGGGGAGGCGGGGCGGCCGCCACTCCCCGTCGGCCCACCTGTCACCTGCCGCCCGCCCTGGCCCCGTCCGGCCGGGCGCGCCCCTCTTTCACCAGGCTCTCCTCGTCCGGCGCGGCCCTCGCGGCCTTGACCCTGACCTGCGGGCCTTGCCGCTGACCTGCGGGTCAGGGGTTAGCGTCACGGCACTCCGGCAGCGGGCCGCCAGCCGTCCCGCTGTCCCGCTGTCCCGAACCTGCCCCGGGAGTCGCTGAGATGACCGCCGTCCTGCCCCGCACCACCCGTGAGATCCGGCTCGCCGCCACCCCCGAGGGGCTGCCCGGACCGGAACACCTCGCCGTCGTCGACACACCGATGCCGGTGCTCCGACCGGGCCATGTGCTGGTCCGCAACCGGTACTTCCTGGTCTTCCCCGGTCTGCGTACCCTGATGGGCGACGAGATCGACGGCGTACCGCTGCCCCCGCTGCGCGGCGGGGACACCCTCTTCGGGCCCGCGGTCGGTGAGGTCGTGGCCGTCCCGCCCGGCAGCCCGCTGCGGGTCGGTGACACCGTCTCGCATCTCCTCGGCTGGCGGGACCACGCCCTGGTGGCGGACGCCGAGTGCGCCCTACTGGACGGGACGCTGCCCGACCCGGTCGCCCGACTGGCACCGGGAGCGGCGGCCTACGGGGCGCTGACCCGGCTCACCGGTGTCCGCGAGGGCGACACCGTGCTCGTCACGGGAGCGGCCGGGGCGGTGGGTTCGCTGGCCGGGCAGATCGCCCGGGTGCTGGGTGCCGGGCGGGTGATCGGCAGCACCGGTTCACCGGAGAAGGCCGCGCGGCTCGTGTCCGAACTGGGTTACGACGCGGTGGTGCTGCGGGGCACCGGCTCCTTCGCGGAGCGGCTCGCCGGGGCGGCGCCCGACGGGATCGACGTCCTGCTGGACACCGTCGGCGGGGAGCAGCTGGCCGCGGCGCTCGGCGCGGCCCGGCCGGGGGCGCGGTTCGCGCTGGTCGGCGCGCTGTCGGGGCAGTTGTCGCCGGAGCGGGGCGGTGGCAGCGCGCCGGTGCCGCTGGACACGTTCCGCCTGGTCGTGCGGGGCGTCTCGGTACGCGGATACCGGGGCGCGGACCATCCCGAGGTGGACGCGGAGTGGACCCGGCGCTTCGGCGGCTGGCTGCGTTCGGGCGAGCTGAGCTTCCCGCACACCCGGATCGCGGGTCTGGACCGCGCGCCCCGGGCACTGCCCGATCTGATCGAAGGGCGGTACTTCGGGGCCGTCGTCGTGGAACTCTAGAGGCGCGGACTCCCCCGGGACCGGTGCGGGTCCGACGGCACGGCACGTCATGGGAACAGGGTCCGAGCGGGACGGGGTGGCGCGGGATGCGGATCGGTGAAGCGGCACAGGCGGCGGGGACCACGCCCCGGGCACTGCGGTTCTACGAGCAGCGCGGGCTGATACCCCCGCCCGTCCGCAGTCTCGCGGGACAGCGCGTGTACGGGCCCGCCGATGTCGCACGGGTCCGGGTCATCCGCGATCTGCTGGGCCTCGGGCTCACCGTCGAGGACCTGCGCCGCCGCGCCCACCGGCTCCATCAGCTGACCATGAACCCCCCGCCCCGGTGCGACGCCGCCGCACCCGACGGGGCGCGCTCGGCGGTGGTCAGCAACAGGCTCGCGACCCTCGACGCCGAGATAGCCCGGCTGACCGAGCTGCGTGAACGCCTGGCGCGGCAAACCGGTGGCGGCTGAGGCGCCGCACCCGGAAGCAGCCGTACGGTCTCCCCGCGAGCGAAGCGGCGCGGGACGGAGGACGTGCGGAGGGCCGGTGGCGGAACCGGACCCGCGCGGGACGGACCGGTGGGGAACCGGACCGGCCGTCCGGGGTGGACGGCGCGGGGCGGCGGGGGCGGCGGGGGCCGGGGTGAGAGCATGCCTGCGGACATGTTTCCTCCTGCCCGTACCAGCCGAAAGCGGAACGCAGCCCTTCATGAATACGCACAGCTCCTGGATCACCCGCGTCGAGACCGGTGAGGACATCACCGCTGTCCGCGCGATCAACGTCGCTGCCTTCGAGACCGCCTCCGAGGCGGATCTCGTGGACGCGCTGCGGGACGATCCCGCGTGGATCGACGGGCTGTCCCTGGTCGCCGCCGGGGCCGACGGGAAGCCCGTCGGCCACGCGCTGCTGACCCGCTGCCATATCGGGGTGACCCCCGCCCTGTGTCTGGCGCCGGTCGCGGTGCTCCCCTCCCACCAGCGCACCGGGGCGGGCACGGCCGTGACCCGTGCCGCGCTCGCGGCGGCGGCCCTCCTCGGGGAGCGGTTCGTCGTCGTCCTCGGGCACCCGGAGTACTACCCGAGGTTCGGCTTCGGCCGGGCGTCGGAGCACGGGATCGATGTCACGATCGATGTCCCCGACGAGGCCCTGATGGCCCTGGCCCTCGACCCGGAGCACCCACTGCCGAGCGGCACCGTGCGCTACGCGCCGCCCTTCGGGATCTAGCGCACCGGTCGGGCCGACGTCGCCGGACCGTCCCTGGGCCGCGCCGCGTCCCGGCCCAGGGACCGACGGTCGAGGCCCGGCGCCCAGCCGGCCTCCCGGGGACCGCACGGGTCACTCCAGGCCGACGTGGGTGATCCGGTCGTCCCCCAGATCCGTCTGGACGCCGCGCAGCAGGACGCCGAGGAGGTCCGTCAGCAGGTCCCGCTGTTCGGCGCCGAGACCGGCGACGAGTTCGGCTTCCCGGCGCAGGACCTGACCGACGGTCGCCTCGACCAGTTCGTGTCCGGCCGGGGTCAGGGTCACCTCGACGGTACGGGGACGCCCCCGGCCGTTGTCCCGGACCACGAGTCCGTCGCGTTCGGCGCGCGCGACCCGCTGGGAGACCGCCCCCGCGGTGACCAGGGAGCGGCGGGCCAGCTCACGGGTGGTGAGCGTGTAGGGCGGACCACCCCTGCGCAGCACGCTGAGCAGGTCGAGGGTGGCGGCGTCGACCCCGAGGCGGGCGAGGACCCGGCGGCGTTCGTCGCCGAAGAGTTTGGCGAGCTGCCAGACCGGGGTGACGATACCGATGGAGGCGACCGGTACCTCCGGGAGTTCCCGTGCCCAGGCAGCGGTGATGTCCGGCACAGCGGCGCCGCCTCCTCCGCCTGCGGCATCCGCGGCATTCCTGGTATCCGCGCCCTGGTCACCCGGGTGCCGTACCTGCTCCCCCGTCTTGTCGTTTGCCATGACGCCTCTCCCCATGCTTAATATTTAGACCTGAATTTAGACCTTAACGAAATGGTGGAGGCACAGCATATGACACGCGGTACGGCACGCACCGTCCTGGTCACCGGTGGTGGCACCGGCATCGGCCGGGCGATCGCACAGCACTTCGCCACCGAGGGGCACACCGTCGTGGTCACCGGTCGCCGGGCGGGCCCGCTCCAGTCGCTCGCCGAGGAGACCGGGGCCCGGGCGCTGGTCTGCGACCACAGCGACCCCGGGGCCGTGGAACGGCTGGCGGCCCAGTTCCCCGGGCGGCTCGACGTACTGGTCAACAACGCGGGCGGCAACACCGACTTCGACGGTGCCGACGCGGCGGACCTCGCCGGGTACGCCGCGGCGTTCCGGGCCAATCTGGACGCCAATCTCGTGAGCGCCGCCCTGACCACGAGGGCGCTGGAGGACCGGCTCGGTGAGGGCGGTTCGGTGATCCATATCGGCTCGATCGCCGCCGGTCAGGGCGCCGGTTCGTACGGCGCGGCCAAGGCGGGGCTCACGGCGTGGAACCTCTCGCTGGCCGGGGACCTCGGTCCACGCGGGATCACGGCGAACGTCGTCGCGCCGGGCTACGTCGGTGACACCGGGTTCTTCCGGGACCGGCTCGACGCGGACCGCCGTACTTCCCTGATCGCGGCCACGGCCCTGGGACGGGCGGGCGCCCCGGAGGACATCGCGGGCGCGGTCGCGTTCCTGGCCTCGCCGTCGGCGCGGCACATCACCGGTCAGGTGCTGCATGTGAACGGAGGCGCGTACACCCCCGGCTGAGCGCTCCGGCTCCGCCGGGGCCGGTCAGTAGCGGACCGCGGTCGCGACCTCGGCGGTGACCTCGCCGGAGACCTGGTGCGTGCCGCGGGCGGTGGCGTCCTTGGTGGCGCCGGCGGCGACGTCCGTGACGCTGACGACGACCGTGTCGACCAGATTGCCGTCCGCGTCCTTGAAGTTGACCTGCACGCCGAACGACTTGGCGGAGTCGGCGGTGTTGCGGACGGTGAACGGCACGGTGGCGCGGCCTCCGTCGTCGGCCGCGCGGCCGGACAGGGTCACCTCGTCCCGGGCGTCGACGCCGTCGGTGATGTCGTCGAGCTTCTTCTGCGCGTCGGCCGCCGCCGCGGAGACGGAGTCGGCGGCCGACGAGGCCAGCGACGCGCCGACCGACGCCACGGCGGACGCGGCGTTCGACACCGTGCTCGCGGGGGTGCCGCCGTCGTCGGAGCAGCCGGTGAGGGTGACGGTCAGTCCCGTCAGCAGGGCCGCCCCGGCGGCGGTCCGTTTCCAGTACCCGTTCACGTTCCGCCTTCCGCGCAGCCGGTCAGTGCCCCAAGTCAAGGGCGCACGGCCGCGGCCCGCATGTCCGGGCCGCCGGACGGGTGAGCGGCGGGCGGGCCCGGACGGGTCAGAACGAGTCGCCGTACCAGTGCGCGGCGCCGGGCGCGGTCACCGTGCGGGTCACGGCGGCCCGCGGGGCGAGCAGCGGGCGGGCCATTCCTGAGGTGTCCGCGCCGGTGGTGACGGTACCGGGGGCGAGCAGCCGGGGTTCGGCCTCGGTGACGGCCGGGGACGGCGGCAGCAGGACCCGGACCCGGGTGTGCCCGGCGGCGCGGACCCGGTCGGCGAGGGCGGTGTACAGCGCGCCGAGGGCATCGGGGTGGCCGGGGTGCAGCGCGGTCTCCAGGACGTCGGTCCGGCCGGGGGCCGCCGGGCGGGCCACCAGCCAGCCGGTGAGCGTGCCGTCGGCGGGGTCCTCGGCCAGGAGGGACCAGCAGGGCCGGGCGTACAGGGCGGGTACACGGACCCGCCAGTCGTCGGGGCCGCGTACGGCGGTCAGCGGCCGGGTCGCGTTGTACGCGGACTGGAGGCGGGCCAGGCCCGGGGTGTCGGCGGGGGTGACCGCGCGTACCCGGTGCGGGGTGGGTGTCTCCCCGGGTGCGGACGGGACGGTGTGCGGTGCGGCCAGTCGCCCCTCGGTGGTGGGGCGGGCGAACTCCGTCCAGCCGGAGCCCCGGTAGACACCGGGGGTGCCGGTGAACAGCAGGGACCAGGCGCAGCCCTCGTCGGTCATGGTGTCGGTTGCGGCGCGGAGCAGGGCGCGCACCAGTCCCCGGCCGCGGGCCTCGGGGCGGGTGGCGACGGAGCCGATGCCTCCGATCCGGTGCGGGGTGCCGTTCGCGTCGCGGACGCTGCGGGGCACGTACACGACCACGGCGTCGAGGGTGCCGTCGGCG includes:
- a CDS encoding MDR family NADP-dependent oxidoreductase, which produces MTAVLPRTTREIRLAATPEGLPGPEHLAVVDTPMPVLRPGHVLVRNRYFLVFPGLRTLMGDEIDGVPLPPLRGGDTLFGPAVGEVVAVPPGSPLRVGDTVSHLLGWRDHALVADAECALLDGTLPDPVARLAPGAAAYGALTRLTGVREGDTVLVTGAAGAVGSLAGQIARVLGAGRVIGSTGSPEKAARLVSELGYDAVVLRGTGSFAERLAGAAPDGIDVLLDTVGGEQLAAALGAARPGARFALVGALSGQLSPERGGGSAPVPLDTFRLVVRGVSVRGYRGADHPEVDAEWTRRFGGWLRSGELSFPHTRIAGLDRAPRALPDLIEGRYFGAVVVEL
- a CDS encoding MerR family transcriptional regulator is translated as MRIGEAAQAAGTTPRALRFYEQRGLIPPPVRSLAGQRVYGPADVARVRVIRDLLGLGLTVEDLRRRAHRLHQLTMNPPPRCDAAAPDGARSAVVSNRLATLDAEIARLTELRERLARQTGGG
- a CDS encoding FxLYD domain-containing protein: MNGYWKRTAAGAALLTGLTVTLTGCSDDGGTPASTVSNAASAVASVGASLASSAADSVSAAAADAQKKLDDITDGVDARDEVTLSGRAADDGGRATVPFTVRNTADSAKSFGVQVNFKDADGNLVDTVVVSVTDVAAGATKDATARGTHQVSGEVTAEVATAVRY
- a CDS encoding GNAT family N-acetyltransferase, with translation MIRTARPGDDDALLTLWAECFPGVRRLPALHALDPGRYHRTFVAARADGTLDAVVVYVPRSVRDANGTPHRIGGIGSVATRPEARGRGLVRALLRAATDTMTDEGCAWSLLFTGTPGVYRGSGWTEFARPTTEGRLAAPHTVPSAPGETPTPHRVRAVTPADTPGLARLQSAYNATRPLTAVRGPDDWRVRVPALYARPCWSLLAEDPADGTLTGWLVARPAAPGRTDVLETALHPGHPDALGALYTALADRVRAAGHTRVRVLLPPSPAVTEAEPRLLAPGTVTTGADTSGMARPLLAPRAAVTRTVTAPGAAHWYGDSF
- a CDS encoding chitinase C-terminal domain-containing protein, which translates into the protein MLSSRKAKPALFAAGAVAIGAMLAGTLTSGVSQAAPQENCRPDGLYSTPGVDVPYCSVYDTEGREKMGADHQRRIIGYFTNWRTGKDGRPAFLANNIPWDKITHINYAFAGIDSANKISIGADTADNPNTGMTWPGVAGAEMDPSLPYKGHFNLLNKFKKQHPDVKTLISVGGWADSRGFYSVATNADGSVNQAGIDTFADSTVAFLKKYGFSGVDIDYEYPTSMKDAGNPDDWTIANARRGGLVKGYAALMKTLREKLDRASAADGKHYMLTVAAPSSGYLLRGMETFQVQKYLDYLNIMSYDLHGTWNEHVGPQAALYDDGKDSELAGANIYGTAQYGGIGYLNTDWSYQYFRGSMPPGRINIGLPYYTRGWKNVQGGTDGLWGKAAATSCPAGSGLTKCGDGAVGVDNVWHDKDTSGKEAPAGFNPMWHAKNLEKGVVGDYMTKFGLPADTQLQGSYVRKYDNTLVAPWLWNAQKKVFISTEDEQSIGAKADYVVNKGLGGTMIWELAGDYDWNAAKGQYEAGSTLTNLMYNKFKAAPGYGAKKSNIALPTEAVNVDVDFGGFKLGDQNYPISPKLKITNNTKSALPGGTEFQFDYGTSAPNNAKDQSGFNATVIRSDHTGNNVGGLKGDFHRVSMKIPAWQSIAPGASMELDFVYYLPVSTPSNWTVKIGAKTYGLAGDLTRGTTVVEPDGSGTTTGGTGGTGGNGGNGGNGGNGGTGGTCTAAPWNATTEYPGGATVSHGGKQWKSKWWTQGNAPGTTGEWGVWQDLGPC
- a CDS encoding FecCD family ABC transporter permease; the protein is MKTRSAPDLPVPPAPVTPPPRAAGLLRLGRTVAVPVDTRAVLVSVALLVLLAVAAVATLTLGRLGIPLRDLPSALFGEPRGMDKLILDRLRGPRLVTGIGAGAAFGVAGALFQSVTRNPLGSPDVIGLSGGAGAGAATVALLAPGFPVSVGALVGAVVAMAVVYLATGTGFGDPGRLVVAGIGVSALTAALTQYVVYAVERDQATVLSSYLNGSLATRDWTDASTIWGLLLVAVPLTLLISRSLTISEMGDELTTALGTDPRRTRTAAVVLSTALAAGAVTVAGPIAFISLTAPQIARRLAPAPGPRIALSALTGATLLVLADLAAQHLPLTDDLPVGIYTMALGGVYLGYLLVREWKKGTL
- a CDS encoding MarR family winged helix-turn-helix transcriptional regulator; this translates as MANDKTGEQVRHPGDQGADTRNAADAAGGGGGAAVPDITAAWARELPEVPVASIGIVTPVWQLAKLFGDERRRVLARLGVDAATLDLLSVLRRGGPPYTLTTRELARRSLVTAGAVSQRVARAERDGLVVRDNGRGRPRTVEVTLTPAGHELVEATVGQVLRREAELVAGLGAEQRDLLTDLLGVLLRGVQTDLGDDRITHVGLE
- a CDS encoding GNAT family N-acetyltransferase; amino-acid sequence: MNTHSSWITRVETGEDITAVRAINVAAFETASEADLVDALRDDPAWIDGLSLVAAGADGKPVGHALLTRCHIGVTPALCLAPVAVLPSHQRTGAGTAVTRAALAAAALLGERFVVVLGHPEYYPRFGFGRASEHGIDVTIDVPDEALMALALDPEHPLPSGTVRYAPPFGI
- a CDS encoding ABC transporter ATP-binding protein produces the protein MTTKSAVREGAGSATTGLSARGVTLSYNGDPVVRDVSVDLPTGGLTAIIGPNGSGKSTLLKAFARVLKPDTGTITLGGADVHALRGKQFARQVALLPQNPQTPPGITVRALVQRGRHPHHTLLRQWTPDDDHRIAEALAHTGLTDHADIPAAALSGGQRQRAWIAMTLAQDTQHILLDEPTTYLDIAHQYDLLELCAQLHRQGRTITAVLHDLNQAAHYATQLIVLKDGRIHAEGPPAEILTPGLVSEVFGLTCDIIAHPHLGTPHLIPHPQPRADS
- a CDS encoding SDR family NAD(P)-dependent oxidoreductase; amino-acid sequence: MVEAQHMTRGTARTVLVTGGGTGIGRAIAQHFATEGHTVVVTGRRAGPLQSLAEETGARALVCDHSDPGAVERLAAQFPGRLDVLVNNAGGNTDFDGADAADLAGYAAAFRANLDANLVSAALTTRALEDRLGEGGSVIHIGSIAAGQGAGSYGAAKAGLTAWNLSLAGDLGPRGITANVVAPGYVGDTGFFRDRLDADRRTSLIAATALGRAGAPEDIAGAVAFLASPSARHITGQVLHVNGGAYTPG